A portion of the Moraxella ovis genome contains these proteins:
- the rpsO gene encoding 30S ribosomal protein S15: MLTNQDRIDIIAKYKRAENDTGSPEVQVALLTARINDLQDHFKAHKADHHSRRGLIRMVNQRRKLLDYLKGKDLNRYTDLIASLGLRR; this comes from the coding sequence ATGCTAACTAATCAAGATCGTATCGACATCATCGCAAAATACAAGCGCGCTGAGAATGACACTGGTAGCCCAGAAGTACAAGTTGCACTTCTAACTGCTCGTATCAACGACCTACAAGACCACTTCAAAGCCCACAAAGCTGACCATCACAGCCGCCGCGGTCTTATCCGTATGGTTAACCAACGTCGTAAACTTCTAGACTACCTAAAAGGTAAAGATCTAAATCGTTACACTGATTTGATCGCATCTTTGGGTCTACGCCGTTAA
- the truB gene encoding tRNA pseudouridine(55) synthase TruB codes for MSKQIVSGVLLLNKTIGISSHSALAQAKRLFMSADFDSKKAGHTGTLDPMATGLLPICLGDATKFSSFGLDADKGYTAIIKLGEQTDTGDKEGQVIAQQDIVPFDEQGLDELACDLLGEQQQTPPMYSALKKDGKKLYEYARDGIEIERQPRLIIIHHLALNKLSNDEIALDVICSKGTYVRVLGETIAERLGTVGHLTALHRTSTGGFDVSDAISVDELSDLSFDERFGKLLPIDVLLDHLPIVKLTTDETARIKMGQRLNIKDRIGDLVFDADVLQVRLYCDDKFIGLGQVERNGRLQPVRVISA; via the coding sequence ATGTCAAAACAGATCGTCTCGGGTGTATTATTACTGAATAAGACCATCGGCATCAGCTCCCATTCAGCTCTTGCCCAAGCCAAACGCTTGTTTATGTCAGCAGATTTTGACAGCAAAAAAGCAGGTCATACAGGCACGCTTGACCCCATGGCGACAGGGCTTTTGCCGATTTGCTTAGGGGATGCGACCAAGTTTAGCAGCTTTGGGCTAGATGCTGATAAGGGCTATACCGCGATTATCAAACTTGGCGAGCAGACCGACACAGGCGACAAAGAAGGGCAAGTCATCGCCCAGCAGGATATTGTGCCCTTTGACGAGCAGGGGCTTGATGAATTGGCTTGCGATTTATTGGGCGAACAACAACAAACCCCGCCCATGTACTCCGCCCTAAAAAAAGACGGCAAAAAGCTCTACGAATATGCCCGAGATGGTATCGAGATAGAGCGACAGCCACGCCTCATTATCATTCATCATTTGGCTTTAAATAAATTAAGCAATGATGAAATCGCCCTTGATGTCATCTGTTCTAAAGGCACTTATGTGCGCGTGCTTGGCGAGACGATAGCTGAACGGCTTGGCACGGTGGGGCATTTGACCGCTTTGCACCGCACCAGCACAGGCGGATTTGACGTGTCGGATGCGATAAGCGTCGATGAGCTTTCAGATTTATCTTTTGATGAGCGCTTTGGCAAACTGCTACCGATAGATGTACTGCTTGATCATTTGCCTATTGTTAAACTGACAACGGACGAAACAGCACGCATCAAAATGGGGCAGCGGCTTAATATCAAAGACCGTATTGGTGATTTGGTGTTTGATGCTGATGTTCTACAAGTGCGTCTGTATTGTGATGATAAGTTTATCGGGCTTGGACAGGTGGAGAGAAATGGACGGCTGCAGCCTGTGAGAGTCATTTCAGCTTAG
- a CDS encoding YsnF/AvaK domain-containing protein, translating into MTKDINDNTLTDPQVLELLEERAHIHKDRVSTGKVVLSKQTRSRTVNLPITLTEEYLVITYKEDNSPLNHHKPVSDDALIDIIDNTANTHAQISINGKMQSLALDGSVEILLSRETATVTKSTHAIEDVSLDAKTISKEHIFTTELKKEVLDVKGDETLIANDVLIDGK; encoded by the coding sequence ATGACAAAAGACATCAACGACAACACACTCACCGACCCACAAGTGCTCGAACTCTTAGAAGAGCGTGCCCACATTCACAAGGACAGAGTCAGCACAGGCAAAGTGGTGCTTTCAAAGCAGACCCGCTCTCGCACGGTGAATCTGCCCATCACTTTGACCGAAGAATACCTTGTCATCACTTATAAAGAAGACAACTCACCGCTCAATCATCATAAACCTGTGAGCGATGATGCTTTGATCGACATCATCGACAACACCGCTAACACGCACGCCCAGATCAGCATCAATGGCAAAATGCAAAGTTTGGCACTCGATGGCTCTGTTGAGATTTTGCTGTCTCGTGAGACTGCCACCGTCACCAAAAGCACACACGCCATCGAAGATGTCAGCCTTGACGCTAAGACCATCAGCAAAGAACACATCTTTACCACCGAGCTGAAAAAAGAAGTACTGGATGTCAAAGGCGACGAAACGCTCATCGCCAATGATGTACTGATTGATGGTAAGTAA
- the pnp gene encoding polyribonucleotide nucleotidyltransferase, with translation MFNIIRQEFQYGNQQVVLETGRVARQANSVLVHMGDVSVLVAVVVRPEAVAGQNFFPLTVNYQEKMYASGKIPGGYGKREGRASEFETLTSRLIDRPIRPLFPEGYVNEIQVTATVISSGKTQDADIAAMIGTSAALAISPAPFNGPIGAARVGFINGEYVLNPNHAQMKESQLDLVVAGTKAAVLMVESEADELSEDQMLGAVLYGHGQQQVVIENINAFAAAVGNAKAEFVAPAINEELNAQLKDQFTAKVSEAYTITVKQDRYARLDELKDEALALAGDETAEDYADKVAQIKELFETLKYRTVRDNILSGKPRIDGRDLETVRALDIQVGVLPYTHGSALFTRGETQALVTTTLGTSRDVNLVDSLSGTKQDHFMLHYNFPHYSVGETGREGGPKRREIGHGRLARRGVQAMLPAAERFPYTIRVVSDITESNGSSSMASVCGASLSLMDAGVPLKAPVAGIAMGLVKEGDRFAVLSDILGDEDHLGDMDFKVAGSVNGITALQMDIKIEGITADIMEQALRQAHAGRIHILNAMNEVIATSRTEINAYAPNYATIEINPEKIRDVIGKGGATIRALTEETGATVDIDDNGVIRIFGESKASTRAAIAKIEAITAEVELGTIYTGTVARIVEFGAFVTILPGTDGLVHISQISDERVENVSDYLKEGQTVKVQVQDIDNRGRIKLTMKGIEQ, from the coding sequence ATGTTTAATATCATTCGCCAAGAATTCCAGTATGGCAATCAACAAGTTGTTCTAGAGACGGGCCGTGTTGCTCGTCAGGCCAATAGTGTACTCGTTCACATGGGTGACGTGTCGGTATTGGTGGCGGTTGTTGTTCGTCCAGAAGCAGTTGCAGGTCAGAACTTCTTCCCATTGACTGTCAACTACCAAGAAAAAATGTACGCATCAGGTAAAATCCCTGGTGGCTATGGCAAGCGTGAAGGTCGTGCGTCAGAGTTTGAGACGCTAACCAGTCGTCTGATTGACCGTCCGATCCGTCCGCTATTCCCAGAAGGCTATGTGAACGAAATTCAAGTCACTGCGACCGTCATCTCATCAGGTAAGACCCAAGATGCAGACATCGCAGCGATGATTGGTACTTCTGCAGCACTTGCCATCTCTCCTGCACCATTCAACGGCCCAATCGGTGCAGCTCGTGTCGGCTTCATCAATGGCGAATACGTACTAAACCCAAATCATGCTCAAATGAAAGAAAGCCAACTTGACCTAGTGGTTGCTGGTACGAAGGCTGCTGTGCTAATGGTTGAATCTGAAGCGGACGAGCTGTCAGAAGATCAAATGCTGGGCGCGGTACTATACGGTCACGGTCAGCAGCAAGTTGTGATTGAAAATATCAACGCGTTTGCGGCTGCGGTTGGTAATGCTAAGGCTGAATTTGTCGCGCCTGCGATCAACGAAGAGCTAAACGCACAGCTAAAAGATCAATTCACCGCCAAGGTGAGCGAGGCGTACACCATTACTGTTAAGCAAGATCGCTATGCACGTCTAGACGAACTAAAAGATGAAGCATTGGCTCTAGCAGGCGATGAGACAGCAGAAGATTATGCGGATAAAGTTGCTCAGATCAAAGAGCTGTTCGAGACTCTAAAATATCGCACCGTACGTGACAACATCCTATCAGGCAAGCCACGTATCGATGGACGTGATCTAGAGACTGTACGTGCGCTTGACATTCAAGTGGGTGTGTTGCCTTATACGCATGGTTCTGCGCTATTTACTCGTGGTGAGACTCAGGCGCTGGTAACCACCACGCTAGGCACCAGCCGTGACGTGAACTTGGTGGACAGCCTGTCAGGCACTAAGCAAGATCACTTCATGCTACACTACAACTTCCCACACTATTCAGTGGGCGAGACCGGTCGTGAAGGCGGTCCAAAACGCCGTGAAATCGGTCATGGTCGCCTAGCACGTCGTGGTGTTCAAGCCATGTTGCCAGCAGCTGAACGCTTCCCATACACCATCCGCGTGGTATCTGATATCACCGAATCGAACGGCTCATCATCGATGGCATCGGTCTGTGGAGCATCTTTGTCGTTGATGGATGCAGGCGTACCGCTCAAAGCACCTGTGGCAGGCATCGCCATGGGTCTGGTCAAAGAGGGCGACCGTTTTGCGGTATTGTCAGACATCTTGGGCGATGAGGACCATCTGGGCGACATGGACTTTAAAGTAGCAGGTTCGGTCAACGGCATTACCGCTTTACAGATGGACATCAAAATCGAAGGCATCACCGCCGACATCATGGAGCAAGCTCTACGCCAAGCCCACGCTGGTCGTATCCACATTCTAAATGCCATGAACGAAGTGATCGCAACTTCTCGCACAGAGATCAATGCATACGCACCGAACTACGCGACCATCGAGATTAACCCAGAGAAGATCCGTGATGTGATCGGCAAAGGTGGTGCAACCATCCGTGCCTTAACTGAAGAGACTGGCGCGACTGTAGATATTGATGATAACGGTGTAATTCGCATCTTTGGTGAATCTAAGGCATCTACCCGTGCCGCCATCGCTAAGATTGAGGCGATCACCGCTGAGGTTGAACTAGGCACGATCTACACAGGTACGGTTGCTCGTATCGTTGAATTCGGTGCGTTCGTGACCATCCTGCCAGGTACTGATGGTCTAGTGCATATCAGCCAAATCTCTGATGAGCGCGTAGAGAATGTCAGCGACTACCTAAAAGAAGGTCAAACTGTTAAAGTTCAAGTGCAAGACATCGACAATCGTGGTCGCATCAAACTCACCATGAAAGGCATTGAGCAATAA
- a CDS encoding 3'-5' exonuclease yields MNTASPILVFDIETIPDVETGRRLYPELKYLSDDDALTALIALRQAEAGNDFMRLPLHKIACLSFLWVENGEFSLHSLALDRLTEADILRKFFRAFAKKPVLVSWNGSGFDVPVLLYRALHHKISAPALFNSANKPDYLYRYGEMHVDLMDKMSLYNGYSKQKLDTIAALCGFAGKGEIDGSQVVPMVQSGDWQKLTTYCESDVLNTWLIYLRWLILTGKADLDGCEMMIEQTHEFVSKIKNPDDTLRHERFLDAWQ; encoded by the coding sequence ATGAATACCGCAAGCCCAATTCTGGTTTTTGATATTGAGACGATTCCTGATGTTGAGACGGGAAGACGTCTGTATCCTGAGCTAAAATACTTGTCAGACGATGATGCTTTGACCGCACTCATCGCCTTGCGTCAAGCCGAGGCGGGCAATGACTTTATGCGTTTGCCTTTGCATAAGATTGCTTGTTTGTCATTCTTGTGGGTGGAAAATGGGGAGTTCTCACTGCACTCACTTGCGCTGGATCGATTGACTGAAGCAGATATTCTAAGAAAGTTCTTTCGCGCGTTTGCCAAAAAGCCCGTGCTGGTCAGTTGGAATGGCTCAGGGTTTGACGTCCCTGTACTGCTATACCGCGCACTGCATCATAAGATCAGCGCACCTGCTTTGTTTAATTCAGCGAACAAGCCAGATTATCTGTATCGCTATGGTGAGATGCATGTTGATTTGATGGATAAAATGTCGCTGTATAATGGCTACAGCAAGCAAAAGCTCGATACCATCGCTGCTCTGTGCGGCTTTGCAGGCAAAGGTGAGATTGATGGTTCTCAAGTTGTGCCGATGGTGCAAAGTGGCGACTGGCAGAAGCTGACCACGTATTGTGAATCGGACGTGCTTAATACTTGGCTTATTTACCTTAGATGGTTGATTTTGACTGGTAAGGCAGACCTTGATGGCTGCGAGATGATGATTGAGCAGACGCATGAGTTCGTCTCAAAAATCAAAAATCCTGATGACACACTGCGCCACGAGCGATTCTTAGATGCTTGGCAATAA
- a CDS encoding DUF2382 domain-containing protein — translation MMSKLVRLHDIETTNSEVLGEGYYNPIGKTAYGIGQEKIGKVEDVLVEVDTGKVRYLVVDAGGWFFSKEVLVPAGLSRIVGDEVYFDSLTKDQVEAMEAYDRDYVYSYEEQYNKDRAFYAADTLPAESRLDLNEAHYTAPNTLELLEERLTVNKDRIVAGIVSLGKHVVTEERRVEVDLEEEHAHIERVAADRPTDRRIGDDLGADTISVELEAERANVSKQTYVTEEITLGKTTDTRTETILETIQREELNVDDLGNVVDRHGNVVNYEGITADEVRRARGL, via the coding sequence ATTATGAGCAAGCTAGTTCGTTTACATGACATTGAAACCACCAACAGTGAAGTTTTAGGTGAAGGCTATTACAACCCTATCGGCAAGACCGCATATGGCATTGGACAAGAAAAAATTGGTAAAGTAGAAGATGTATTGGTAGAAGTTGATACTGGTAAAGTTCGCTATTTGGTTGTGGACGCTGGCGGTTGGTTCTTCTCAAAAGAAGTATTAGTACCAGCAGGTCTGTCTCGCATTGTAGGCGATGAAGTATATTTCGACAGCCTAACCAAAGATCAAGTCGAAGCGATGGAAGCTTATGACCGTGACTATGTGTACAGCTACGAAGAGCAATACAACAAAGACCGTGCATTCTATGCTGCCGACACACTACCAGCTGAAAGCCGCCTAGACCTAAACGAAGCACACTACACAGCGCCAAACACGCTAGAGCTGCTTGAAGAGCGTCTGACTGTCAATAAAGACCGCATCGTCGCTGGCATCGTAAGCCTAGGCAAGCATGTCGTGACCGAAGAGCGTCGTGTAGAAGTTGACCTAGAAGAAGAGCATGCACACATCGAGCGTGTAGCGGCAGATCGCCCAACAGACCGTCGCATCGGTGATGATCTAGGCGCAGACACCATCAGCGTTGAGCTAGAAGCTGAGCGTGCTAATGTCAGCAAGCAAACTTATGTAACCGAAGAGATCACCCTAGGCAAAACCACTGACACTCGCACTGAGACCATCCTAGAAACCATCCAGCGTGAAGAGCTGAATGTCGATGACCTAGGTAATGTGGTGGACAGACACGGCAATGTCGTGAACTACGAAGGCATCACTGCTGATGAAGTACGTCGCGCTCGTGGTCTATGA
- the rlmD gene encoding 23S rRNA (uracil(1939)-C(5))-methyltransferase RlmD, translated as MARQQRQRRRPSSSNTASPITLTINGLTHEGRGVAVYGEMHGDKQGKKIFVNFALPDETVMAKITHSKKSFDEADAVSIMTKSQDRQMSFCQHYGVCGGCSLQHLQADAQIAHKQSVLANHLMHHAKVIPDVWLLPVIGDRAAYRSKARLGVRYLPRGNELIVGFRARSSNFLTDVADCPILDVRINEYLQALKDILKQLTAKTDITHLEFAVGDEHSQVAMIVRHIKPMNRADQAALVEFCRSVGWRLYLQPKGADSVHRIDAKDLPNTQTVPPVGGLYYHLPDFDLIMECSPLDFTQVNLSVNRQMIKFACELLDLQEGERALDLFCGLGNFSLPLARMAGQSGQVIGVEGSTQMAKRAEMNAAANGIHHAKFYAQDLTQDFSDEPWVQDVDALLIDPPRAGALEVMAYLGKFNAKRIVYVSCDPATLARDTALITAQGYRLTHAGVMDMFCHTSHVESIVRFEKS; from the coding sequence ATGGCAAGACAACAACGACAAAGGCGCAGACCCTCATCGTCCAACACCGCATCACCAATCACCTTGACCATCAATGGGCTAACCCATGAAGGGCGAGGCGTGGCAGTCTATGGTGAGATGCACGGCGACAAACAAGGTAAAAAAATCTTTGTGAATTTTGCGCTGCCTGATGAGACAGTGATGGCAAAGATTACGCATTCTAAGAAGTCATTTGATGAGGCGGATGCTGTTAGCATTATGACAAAAAGTCAGGACAGACAAATGTCTTTTTGTCAGCATTATGGAGTCTGTGGCGGATGTAGCCTGCAGCACTTACAGGCAGATGCTCAGATTGCTCATAAGCAGTCGGTACTAGCCAACCATCTGATGCATCACGCCAAAGTCATTCCTGATGTGTGGCTGCTGCCTGTGATTGGTGATCGTGCAGCCTATCGTTCCAAGGCTCGTCTAGGTGTGCGATATTTGCCTCGTGGTAATGAGCTGATCGTGGGATTTCGAGCGCGTTCGAGTAATTTTTTGACAGATGTGGCTGATTGTCCCATTCTGGATGTGCGTATCAATGAGTATTTGCAGGCTTTAAAAGACATCTTAAAACAGCTAACCGCCAAGACGGACATTACGCATCTAGAATTTGCTGTGGGTGATGAGCATTCCCAAGTCGCCATGATTGTCCGCCACATCAAGCCGATGAACCGTGCTGATCAGGCGGCGCTCGTTGAATTTTGTCGATCGGTTGGATGGCGGCTGTACCTACAGCCTAAGGGTGCTGATAGTGTGCACCGTATTGATGCTAAGGATCTGCCGAATACTCAGACCGTTCCGCCTGTCGGTGGTCTGTATTATCATTTGCCTGATTTTGATCTTATCATGGAGTGTTCGCCGCTCGATTTTACGCAGGTGAATCTGTCGGTGAATCGCCAGATGATTAAGTTTGCGTGCGAGCTGCTTGACCTACAAGAAGGCGAGCGCGCGCTTGATCTGTTCTGTGGATTGGGTAATTTTAGCTTGCCGTTGGCGCGTATGGCGGGTCAATCTGGTCAAGTCATTGGCGTGGAAGGTAGCACTCAGATGGCCAAGCGCGCTGAGATGAATGCTGCTGCCAATGGCATTCATCATGCTAAGTTCTACGCTCAAGATTTAACTCAAGATTTCTCAGATGAGCCATGGGTGCAGGATGTGGATGCGCTGCTCATTGATCCACCACGTGCAGGCGCGCTAGAGGTCATGGCATATCTTGGCAAATTTAACGCCAAGCGCATCGTATATGTCTCATGCGATCCTGCCACGCTTGCGCGTGATACAGCGCTGATCACCGCTCAGGGTTATCGCCTGACCCATGCAGGCGTGATGGACATGTTCTGCCATACGTCGCATGTAGAGAGCATTGTAAGATTTGAAAAGTCATGA
- a CDS encoding sulfite exporter TauE/SafE family protein, with translation MSELLLSFINFLTSTMTGITGLGGGMILAGVMPMFLPTVAIIPVHGATQFASNASRAWFGRRHVDMTYIKPYLIGTLIGAVVFGILVRFIKLLDLIPLLIGFYILLTQWSHKFNELLKSFENFGMIGFLQTGIGLFVGAPGPMHMPLLIKKYNNNHVVVSTASAMISIVHLIKLIMYVSMGFVFVDYWQVIVMMIIGAIIGSWVGTKLRHRMPMPWLKRILPWLLTIIAIKIIADNAIKLNFAWG, from the coding sequence ATGTCTGAATTACTGCTGTCTTTTATCAACTTTCTCACCTCAACCATGACTGGTATCACAGGGCTTGGTGGTGGCATGATTTTGGCGGGGGTCATGCCGATGTTCCTACCAACCGTTGCCATCATTCCGGTGCATGGCGCAACTCAGTTTGCCAGCAATGCCAGTCGCGCGTGGTTTGGGCGCAGACACGTGGACATGACATACATCAAGCCCTATCTGATCGGTACGTTGATTGGCGCAGTGGTATTTGGGATTCTAGTGCGCTTCATCAAGCTTCTTGACCTGATTCCGCTGTTGATTGGCTTTTATATTTTGCTTACCCAATGGTCGCATAAATTTAATGAGCTATTAAAGAGTTTTGAGAACTTTGGCATGATTGGGTTTTTGCAGACAGGTATCGGTCTTTTTGTTGGTGCGCCGGGTCCCATGCACATGCCACTACTCATCAAAAAATACAACAACAACCACGTCGTCGTCTCAACCGCCTCTGCCATGATATCCATCGTGCACTTGATTAAGCTCATCATGTATGTGTCGATGGGCTTTGTGTTTGTGGATTATTGGCAGGTAATCGTGATGATGATCATCGGCGCCATCATCGGCTCATGGGTAGGTACCAAGCTGCGCCACCGCATGCCCATGCCATGGCTCAAGCGCATCCTGCCTTGGCTACTAACCATCATCGCGATTAAAATCATCGCTGACAATGCCATAAAGTTAAATTTTGCATGGGGCTGA
- the nusA gene encoding transcription termination factor NusA translates to MSREILTVVETVSNEKGLNPEDIFEAIEQALVVSTKKKVYTEQPEVAIRVAIDRKTGDYDTYRYWTVVADEDHEMPACQLAISDLDENEWKIGDIKEEQIESIEFGRIAATQAKQVIIQKIREAERALVADAFEARVGELITGEVKKQSRDGYVIDLGDNAEGYLPKDQALPREMLRPKSRVTALLHQVNRDGRGSQLLLSRTHKDMLVALMTKEVPEISEGIIEVRDVARLPGLRAKISVKTNDHRIDPVGACIGMRGTRIQAVQQELDGERVDVVVWSDDPAQYIISALEPADVSSLVLDEDAKTADIIFATNDQLARAIGSQGQNVRLASDLTGYKLNMMLESEYLERQASESQGYIDLFYERLEVDRDLAEALVEIGFTSIEEVAYVPVETFHDIEGLDDEAIATIQERAKEVVIADELEKQKNIKEPSAELLALEDMTTEIAYKLSERDIITLDDLAEQAVFDIEDIEGLDSELAGKIIMNARKSWFE, encoded by the coding sequence ATGAGCCGTGAAATTTTAACCGTTGTTGAGACGGTCAGTAACGAAAAAGGGCTAAATCCTGAAGATATTTTTGAAGCGATTGAGCAAGCCTTAGTCGTATCTACCAAGAAAAAAGTCTATACCGAGCAGCCAGAAGTGGCGATTCGCGTGGCGATTGACCGTAAGACTGGCGATTATGATACTTATCGTTATTGGACGGTGGTCGCTGACGAAGATCATGAGATGCCAGCTTGTCAGCTTGCCATCAGTGATCTTGATGAGAATGAATGGAAGATCGGCGACATCAAAGAGGAACAAATCGAGTCTATCGAATTTGGCCGTATCGCCGCCACCCAAGCCAAGCAAGTCATCATTCAAAAAATCCGTGAGGCCGAGCGTGCTTTGGTTGCCGATGCTTTTGAAGCTCGTGTGGGAGAACTCATCACAGGCGAGGTCAAAAAACAAAGCCGTGATGGTTATGTGATTGACTTAGGCGACAATGCAGAGGGTTATCTGCCAAAAGACCAAGCATTGCCTCGTGAAATGCTGCGTCCAAAATCACGCGTGACCGCACTGCTGCATCAAGTGAATCGTGACGGTCGTGGTTCACAGCTGCTGCTGTCTCGCACGCACAAAGACATGCTGGTTGCTTTGATGACCAAAGAAGTACCAGAAATCAGCGAGGGCATCATTGAGGTGCGTGATGTGGCTCGTCTGCCAGGTCTGCGCGCTAAGATTTCTGTTAAGACGAACGACCATCGTATCGATCCAGTAGGCGCGTGCATCGGCATGCGTGGTACTCGCATCCAAGCAGTACAACAAGAGCTTGATGGTGAGCGCGTGGATGTGGTGGTATGGAGCGATGATCCTGCTCAGTACATCATCAGCGCCCTTGAGCCTGCTGACGTATCTAGCCTGGTGCTAGACGAAGATGCTAAGACTGCCGACATTATCTTTGCGACCAATGACCAACTTGCTCGCGCCATCGGTTCTCAAGGTCAAAACGTACGTCTGGCATCTGATTTAACAGGCTACAAGCTAAACATGATGCTAGAGTCTGAATATCTAGAGCGCCAAGCATCAGAATCTCAAGGCTATATCGACCTATTCTATGAGCGTCTAGAAGTCGATCGTGATCTGGCAGAAGCTTTGGTTGAGATTGGCTTTACCAGCATCGAAGAAGTGGCCTATGTGCCAGTTGAGACTTTCCATGACATCGAAGGTCTTGATGACGAAGCGATCGCCACCATCCAAGAACGCGCCAAAGAAGTTGTTATCGCTGATGAGCTTGAAAAACAAAAGAACATCAAAGAGCCAAGTGCTGAGCTGCTTGCGCTAGAAGACATGACGACTGAGATCGCTTATAAGCTGTCTGAGCGCGATATAATTACGCTAGACGACTTGGCAGAACAAGCAGTCTTTGACATCGAAGACATTGAAGGGCTGGACAGTGAACTTGCAGGCAAGATCATCATGAACGCTCGTAAATCGTGGTTCGAATAA
- a CDS encoding ribosome-binding factor A, producing MNQRLQRLSDQIQRTLSVLIRDEINDPRLTGFVTISGVKVSPDLGYADVYVTILEPSQDGGMNKEAHQESINVLKNAAGFLRTELSHTMKTRTTPRLRFHYDEVTAHGNHMMNLVSQAMQKTGESEAGDTDNS from the coding sequence ATGAACCAACGATTACAACGACTCTCCGACCAAATCCAGCGTACGCTTTCTGTGCTGATTCGCGATGAGATTAATGACCCGCGTTTGACTGGTTTTGTCACCATCTCTGGCGTCAAAGTCAGCCCTGATTTGGGTTATGCGGATGTTTATGTCACCATTTTGGAGCCATCTCAAGATGGTGGCATGAATAAAGAAGCACATCAAGAAAGCATCAATGTGCTTAAAAATGCAGCAGGCTTTTTGCGTACCGAGCTGTCACACACCATGAAGACTCGTACCACGCCACGCCTACGTTTTCATTATGATGAAGTTACCGCTCACGGCAATCACATGATGAATCTGGTCAGTCAAGCCATGCAAAAAACTGGCGAATCTGAGGCTGGCGATACGGATAATTCTTAA
- the cysM gene encoding cysteine synthase CysM, translating into MTNFINQTTILADCVGQTPLVKLSRLANDTSATLLAKLEGNNPAGSVKDRPAFSMIDQAEKRGDIKPGDTLIEATSGNTGIALAMVAAMKGYKMTLIMPKNSTQERKDAMTAYGATLIEVEQGMEEARDLALQMQADGLGIVLDQFNNDDNKEAHYLTTGPEIWAQTDGKITHFVSSMGTTGTIMGVSKYLKEQNPDIQVIGLQPDEHSSIAGIRRWPTEYLPGIFDASLVDTLMDVNQKDAEIYMRKLAKEEGVFCGVSSGGAAWAAHQIAKNNPDAIIAFIVCDRGDRYLSTGLFGVID; encoded by the coding sequence ATGACGAATTTTATTAATCAAACCACCATTCTTGCTGACTGTGTTGGACAGACGCCATTGGTGAAGCTGTCTCGGCTTGCCAACGACACAAGCGCAACGCTACTTGCCAAGCTTGAAGGTAATAACCCAGCAGGCTCGGTCAAAGATCGTCCTGCTTTTAGCATGATTGACCAAGCCGAAAAACGTGGCGACATCAAGCCTGGCGATACACTGATCGAGGCGACAAGCGGCAACACCGGCATTGCGCTTGCCATGGTCGCAGCCATGAAAGGCTATAAGATGACGCTTATCATGCCAAAAAATTCCACCCAAGAGCGTAAAGATGCAATGACCGCCTATGGGGCGACATTGATCGAAGTGGAGCAGGGCATGGAGGAGGCGCGTGATTTGGCGCTACAGATGCAGGCTGATGGGCTTGGTATCGTGCTAGATCAGTTCAATAACGACGATAACAAAGAGGCTCATTATCTGACCACAGGTCCTGAGATTTGGGCGCAGACTGACGGCAAGATAACGCATTTTGTCAGTTCGATGGGTACGACAGGCACCATCATGGGCGTATCAAAATACCTAAAAGAACAAAACCCCGACATCCAAGTCATCGGATTACAGCCTGATGAGCATTCAAGCATTGCGGGCATCAGAAGATGGCCGACAGAGTATTTGCCGGGGATTTTTGATGCATCATTGGTCGATACTCTGATGGATGTCAATCAAAAAGACGCTGAGATCTATATGCGTAAACTTGCCAAAGAAGAAGGTGTGTTCTGCGGTGTATCAAGTGGCGGCGCGGCTTGGGCGGCGCATCAGATCGCCAAGAACAACCCTGATGCCATCATCGCATTCATCGTCTGTGACCGTGGTGATCGTTATTTATCAACGGGTCTGTTCGGTGTGATTGATTGA